The genomic stretch GTCATTGGTATCGACCATTTCCAGCCATAGGCTGCCGCATACCGGGAAGTCCCGCAGGTGCGCGAGGATCACGCTGATGCGGTCGGTTTCCGGCAAATCGATGAAAACCCCACGTGCCCACTGCCTCGGGAAGATCAGCTCGGCAAAGCGTTGGCCGCGCATCAGGCGCTGGGCGCCGTCTTCCTCGGTGCAGACAAATTCGGCGCAGGCGCTGCCGGTCTTGGCCTTGGCATAGCCGGAAACGTTCAGGCGCGCAGCGTGTTCCGCGATCTCGGAACAGACTTCGCCTTCAAAACCCGGGCGGCAATGCATAAAAAGGGTGTTCATTGAATCTCCTGGCAACTGGCTTGCTCTATCGCAATGCCTGTCATGAAAACGCGCGCATGATAGCTGAGTTCGGAACCTTGGACTTGTCCATAGAGTCCAGTTATTAGCCTGCTACTGAAAACAAGGCTAGTTTATAAGCTCTGTTCGTCCCGTCAGGTCCGTAGCCGTGCGGACCATAAGGAGTCATGTAATGTCATCCGTTGATAGCCTGAGAACCCTTAAGACCCTGCAAGTCGACAGCAAAACCTACCACTACTTCAGCTTGCCCGAAGCCGCCAAGAGCCTCGGTGACCTGGACAAATTGCCGATGTCCCTCAAGGTGCTGCTGGAAAACCTGCTGCGCTGGGAGGACGAAAAAACCGTGACCGGCGCCGATCTCAAGGCGCTTGCCGCCTGGCTCAAGGAGCGCCGCTCCGACCGCGAGATCCAGTACCGCCCGGCGCGGGTACTGATGCAGGACTTCACCGGCGTGCCCGCCGTGGTCGACCTGGCCGCCATGCGCGCCGCCGTGGCCAAGGCCGGTGGCGATCCGCAGCGCATCAACCCGCTGTCGCCGGTGGACCTGGTGATTGACCATTCGGTGATGGTCGACAAGTTCGGCAATGCCGACGCCTTCGAGCAAAACGTCGATATTGAAATGCAGCGCAACGGTGAGCGTTATGCGTTCCTGCGCTGGGGCCAGAGCGCCTTTGATAATTTCAGCGTAGTGCCGCCGGGTACCGGCATCTGTCACCAGGTCAACCTGGAATACCTGGGCCGCACGGTGTGGACCAAGGATGAAGATGGCCGCACCTATGCCTTCCCCGACACCCTGGTGGGCACCGACTCCCACACCACCATGATCAACGGCCTCGGCGTTTTGGGCTGGGGCGTGGGCGGTATCGAGGCGGAAGCGGCGATGCTTGGCCAGCCGGTCTCGATGCTGATCCCGGAAGTGATCGGCTTCAAGCTCACCGGTAAATTGAAAGAAGGCATCACCGCCACTGACCTGGTGCTGACGGTCACGCAGATGCTGCGTAAAAAAGGCGTGGTGGGCAAATTCGTCGAATTCTATGGTGACGGCCTGGCCGATCTGCCCCTGGCCGACCGCGCCACCATTGCCAACATGGCACCGGAATACGGCGCTACCTGTGGCTTCTTCCCGGTGGATGAAGTGACGCTGGACTACTTGCGCCTGTCGGGCCGGCCTGCGGCCACCGTCAAGCTGGTCGAGGCCTATACCAAGGCCCAGGGCCTGTGGCGCAAGGCCGGTGAAGAACCGGTGTTCACCGACAGCCTGGCCCTCGACATGGGCAGCGTGGAAGCCAGCCTGGCCGGGCCGAAACGCCCGCAGGACCGAGTCTCGCTGCCCAATGTGAGCCAGGCGTTCAGTGACTTCCTGGACTTGCAGTTCAAACCTGCGAGCAAGGAAGTCGGTCGCCTGGAAAGTGAAGGCGGCGGCGGTGTCGCCGTGGGTAACGCCGACCTGGTGGGTGAAGCGGACTACGACTTCGAAGGCCAGACCCATCGCCTGAAAAACGGCGCGGTGGTGATTGCGGCGATTACCTCGTGCACCAACACCTCCAACCCGAGCGTGATGATGGCCGCCGGCCTGGTCGCGAAAAAAGCCGTGGAAAAGGGCCTGGCCCGCAAGCCTTGGGTAAAAAGCTCCCTGGCGCCAGGCTCCAAGGTGGTCACCGACTACTACAAGGCTGCCGGCCTGACGCCCTACCTCGATCAACTGGGCTTCGACCTGGTGGGCTACGGTTGCACCACCTGCATCGGTAACTCCGGACCACTGCCGGAGCCTATCGAGAAAGCCATCCAGAAAGCCGACCTGACCGTGGCGTCGGTGCTGTCCGGCAACCGTAACTTTGAAGGCCGTGTGCATCCCCTGGTGAAAACCAACTGGCTGGCCTCGCCGCCACTGGTAGTGGCTTATGCCCTGGCCGGGACCGTGCGTATCGATATCAGCAGCGAGCCCCTGGGCACCGGCAAGGATGGTGCGCCGGTGTACCTGCGCGATATCTGGCCCAGCAGCCAGGAAATCGCCGACGCCGTGGCACAAGTCAGCACCAGCATGTTCCACAAGGAATACGCCGAAGTGTTTGCCGGTGACGAGCAATGGCAAGCCATTGAAGTGCCACAGGCTGCCACCTATGTGTGGCAGGCAGACTCCACCTATATCCAGCACCCGCCGTTCTTCGACGACATCGCCGGGCCGCTGCCGGTGATCAAGGATGTACAGGGCGCCAATATCCTGGCCCTGCTTGGCGACTCGGTGACCACCGACCACATCTCCCCTGCCGGCAATATCAAGGTCGACAGCCCTGCCGGCCACTACCTGCGCGAACAGGGCGTGGAGCCGCGGGACTTCAACTCCTACGGCTCGCGCCGTGGCAACCATGAAGTGATGATGCGCGGCACCTTCGCCAACATCCGGATCCGTAACGAGATGCTCGGCGGCGAAGAAGGAGGCAACACCCTCTACATTCCCACCGGCGAGAAGATGCCGATCTACGACGCCGCCATGAAATACCAGGCGTCCGGCACGCCGCTGGTGGTGGTTGCCGGCCAGGAGTACGGCACCGGTTCCAGCCGCGACTGGGCCGCCAAGGGCACCAACCTGCTGGGGGTCAAGGCGGTGATCGCTGAGAGTTTTGAGCGCATCCACCGCTCCAACCTGGTGGGTATGGGCGTACTGCCGTTGCAGTTCAAGCTGGATCAGAACCGCAAGGCGCTGCAACTGACCGGCAAGGAGAAGATCGACATTCTTGGCCTGACCGGCGCCGAGATCGAGCCCCGCATGAACCTGACGCTGGTGATTACCCGCGAAGATGGTCGCAGCGAGAAGGTCGAGGTGCTGTGCCGGATCGACACCCTCAATGAAGTTGAATACTTCAAGGCGGGCGGGATCCTGCATTACGTGCTGCGCCAGTTGATTGCTTCGTAACGCACCAAGCCAGACAAAACACCGCCTTCGGGCGGTGTTTTCATTTTTGCCGCCAGGCACCGCCGTTATAATGCCCCCCTTGTAGGAGCCGGCTTGCCGGCGATAGCGCCCTGTCTGACACACCGCGATCGCCGGCAAGCCGGCTCCTGCAGAAGCGATGCGTCATTTTTAACGTCACAAGGATTTTCAATGCCCGCTTTACCCTGGCTGTACCTGGCACTTCTTTCCATTGGCTATGCACTGGCCCTGGCCTACGGACAACTGGGACTGCTGGCGGCGGTCTCGATCGGCTTGCTGCTGGTCGCCGGTTATGCCGTGCGCCAGCAACGCAACCCGTGGGCGCGCTACCTCGGCCACGGATTGTTTATCGTGCTGGCCCTTGGCCTGGCGATGCACTGGCTGCCGGGCTTCTACAACGGTCGCGGGATTGCCCCACAACGCTTCACCGCCGATGCCGTACCCTTCTCGATGTACCTGAACCAGGACAAGCCATTGATCGGTTTCTGGCTGCTGCTGGCCTGCCCATGGATTGTCGCCCGCCGCTCGTTGCGCCTGTCGATCTACGCCACGGCACTGGCCACGGCCCTGACCGCCATTGCAGCCCTCGGCGGTGCGGTGTTGCTGGGTATCATCAGTTGGGCTCCCAAATGGCCGGACCAGGCCTGGCTTTGGGTGCTGAACAACCTACTGCTGGTGACCCTGGTCGAGGAGGCGTTGTTTCGCGGTTACATCCAGGGCGGCCTGAGCCGGCGCTTCAAGCAACTGCCCTACGGCGAAAACCTCGCCTTGCTGCTGGCCTCGCTGTTGTTTGGCCTGGTGCATGTGGGCGCGGGCTGGCAGTGGGTGCTGCTGGCCAGTATTGCCGGCGCGGGTTATGGCCTGGCGTACCGCTTCGGCGGCCTGGGCGCGGCGATCGCTACGCACTTTGGCTTGAATCTGCTGCATTTCGGGCTGTTTACCTACCCGATGCTGGCGGGCTGAGCCGGTCCCTGTTCACTGAATATAAAAGCCGCCTTCGGGCGGCTTTTGTCTGTTCAGCGTTCGATAAACCTAGCCGAACAGTCAGTGGTCGCCCCTGACCCTGTTCGGCAAGAATGCCTAGGAGATTTCGTACTCACCCACCCAGCACAGGTTTGACTTGCTGGAACTGTGTTGAGGGAACCCACGCCGCTGCACCAGGCATCCAATAAGAACCTACGCCCATGCCTCTCAAGACCTTGTCCATCTTCGGTACCCGCCCAGAAGCCATAAAAATGGCGCCGCTGGCGATCCAATTGGCCACCGACAGCCATTTCGACTCGAAAATCTGTGTCACCGCGCAGCACCGTGAAATGCTGGACCAAGTGCTTGAGCTGTTTGAACTGGTACCTGACTACGACTTGAACATCATGAAAGCCGGCCAGAACCTGACGGATGTCACCACCGCCATTATCCAGGGGTTGCAGGCGGTGCTGGACGACTTCAGGCCGGATGTGATCCTGGTCCACGGCGACACCGCCACCACCTTCGCCGCCAGCCTGGCGGCCTACTACCGGCAGATTCCGATTGCCCACATCGAGGCCGGGCTGCGCACCAACGACCTGTATTCGCCCTGGCCAGAGGAAGGCAATCGGCGCCTGACCGGCAGCCTGGCGACGCTGCACTTTGCACCCACCCTCACTTCCCGGCAAAACCTGCTCAATGAAGGCGTGAGCCCGGAAAGCATCCATGTCACGGGCAATACCGTGATCGATGCCCTGCTCAACGTGGTCGAGAAACTGATGCCGATGCGTGCCCGGCTCGATCGACAATTTTCCTTCCTCCCCGAGGGGCAACGCATGGTGCTGGTGACCGGGCATCGCCGCGAGAACTTTGGCGAGGGTCTGGAGCGTATCTGCAGGGCCCTGGCTGACAGCGCCCGGGACTTTCCAGAGGTGGCCTTTGTTTACCCGGTACACCTCAATCCCAATGTGCAGAAGCCAGTCAAGCGCCTGCTGGCCGGGATCGACAATGTGCACCTGATCGCCCCCCAGGAGTACCTGCCCTTCGTGTATCTGATGACCCGCGCCTACCTGATCCTCACCGATTCGGGCGGCATCCAGGAGGAGGCGCCTGCCCTGGGCAAGCCGGTGCTGGTCATGCGCAATACCACCGAGCGCCCCGAAGCCGTCGCGGCAGGCACCGTCAGGCTGGTGGGTACCAACGCCAGCTGCATTACCCATCACCTCAATCAGTTGCTGGAGAACGAGGCCGCTTACCGGCAAATGAGCATCGCCCACAACCCTTACGGCGACGGGAATGCCTGCCTGCGTATTTGCGCAGCACTGCTGGACCTCCCACAAAAAAACGAGGCCGCCGCATGAGTGTCGCGAAGATTTGTGTCATGGGCCTGGGCTACATCGGCCTGCCAACGGCGGCGATTTTTGCTTCACGCAAAAAACAGGTGGTGGGGGTGGACATCAACCAGCACACCGTCGACACCATCAACCGCGGGGCCGTGCATATTGTCGAGCCCGAGCTGGAACTGCTGGTGCACGCAGTGATCACCCAGGGCTATCTGCGGGCGACCACCACGGTGGAGCCTGCACAGGCGTTCCTGATCGCCGTCCCCACCCCGTTCAAGAACAACCACGAACCCGACCTGGGCTACATCAGGGCGGCTGTCGAAGCCTTGGCCCCGGTGCTGAAAAAACGCGACCTGGTAATTCTTGAATCCACCTCCCCGGTGGGCACCACCGAGCGCATGGCCCAGTGGCTCGCCCGGGCGCGCCCTGACCTGACCTTCCCGGCGACCCACGGCGAAGCCAGCGATATCCGCATTGCCCACTGCCCGGAGCGCGTGTTGCCAGGCCATGTATTGCGCGAGCTGGTGAGCAATGACCGGATCATCGGCGGCCTGACGCCGGCCTGTTCCGCCGCCGCCGCACAGCTGTACCAGACGTTCGTCAAGGGTCAATGCATCGTGACCGACGCGCGTACGGCAGAGATGTGCAAGCTCACGGAAAACAGCTTTCGCGATGTGAATATCGCCTTCGCCAACGAGCTGTCGATGATTTGCGCACAGCTGAAGATCAACGCCTGGGAGCTGATTCGCCTGGCCAACCGTCACCCACGGGTCAACATACTGCAACCAGGGCCTGGGGTCGGAGGGCACTGCATTGCCGTCGACCCATGGTTCATCGTCAGCAAGACCCCGGAACTGGCGCGCCTGATCCGCACCGCACGCGAGGTCAATGAGCATAAGCCGCAGTGGGTGATCCAACAGGTCAAGCTGGCGCTGGCCAGCCTGCTGCTCAAGCGCCAGGACCTGCAGGCCGGCAGCGTGCGGATTGCCTGCTATGGCCTGGCGTTCAAGGCCGATATCGATGACCTGCGCGAGAGCCCTGCCCTGTCTATCGCCCGGCAATTGGGCCAGGAGCTGGGGGTAAGGCTGCTGCTGGTGGAACCGAACATCGAGGCGCTGCCCGCCGACCTGTCGATGCACGCACTGACCGACACCGCCGACGCCCTTGAGCGCGCGCAGATTCATGTGCTGCTGGTCAGGCATCGTGAGTTCATGTCAATGCCCGCCCTGCGCGATGGTCTCCTGGTGATTGACGCTGCCGGTGTGCTGACGGCCTGAGGTAGTACCAAAAATGAATACGATGGAACGTTCCTTACACAAGCGACTGCGCCAGGATCTGCAGACACAGCGGGCGACCAGCCAACAACTGCAGGCCGCCCTCTCCCAGGCCCATGAACAGATCGCTACGCTCAACGACAGCCTGCACAGCGCCAATGCCAAACGCCATGTGGCCGAACAACGACTGATCAAGACACGCGCCAGCCTGACCTATCAATTGGGCTATCAATTGAAGGCCGGCACCCGCTCGCTAGGCGCTCTGCTGCGCCTGCCGGTCATCCTGCTCAGACTGTACCGGCAAGCTCGCCGCAATCGTTTGGCCCGACTCCCCATCATTGCTGAGCGCGTGGGCCAGTCACTGCCTTTCACCGCCCCGGTGATTACGACACCGCCGCCCCACCCGCTGGCAGAGGCCGACTACATCCGCAGCCACCTGTTGCCAGGCGCGCAGGACAATGCCCTGCCATTGAAAGTGGCCGGCGTGATGGACACGTTTACCTACGATGCCTACCGCCATGAGTGCCAGTTGTTGCAACTGACCCCGGCCCATTGGCTGGCAGAGCTCGAAGCCTTCCAGCCCCAGTTGCTGTTTATCGAGTCGGCGTGGCGTGGCAAGGATGACTTGTGGCGCAACAAGGTGGCGCATAACAGTGAGGAGCTGCGGGGTATCGTGCAATGGTGCCGGGACCGCGATATACCCACGGTGTTCTGGAACAAAGAAGACCCGGTGCACTACGAAACCTTCCTCAACACAGCCAAGCCATTCGACGTTGTCTTCACCACCGATATCGACTGCATTCACCGCTACAAGGGCGCACTGGGGCACGCGCGTGTCTACCTGCTGCCCTTTGCCTGCCAGCCGGCGGTACACAACCCGATTGAGCTGTATGAACGCAAGGATGGGTTCTGCTTTGCAGGCTCCTACTACGTCCGCTATACCGCTCGAACCCACGACCTGGAGAACATCCTCAGCGCATTGCCAGGCTATGCGCCATTGGAAATCTTTGATCGCAACCTCGGCCACCCGCACCCCAACCATCAGTTTCCAAACGAGTATCAACCCTACATCGTCGGATCGCTGAGTGCCGAGCAAATGCCCTTGGCCTACAAAGGCTACCGCTACGGCATCAATCTCAACTCGGTCAAGCAATCCCAATCCATGTTTGCCCGGCGCGTCTTCGAGTTGCTGGGTTCCAACACCCTGACCGTCAGTAATTTCTCCCGTGGCCTGCGCCTGTTGCTGGGGGACCTGGTGATCACCACCGACAATGGCGCACACATGCGCAGCCGGCTCAAGACGCTGGCGGACACCCCCCAGGGCAGCGCGAAACTGCGCCTGGCGGGCTTGCGCAAGGTGATGCAGGAGCATACCTACGCCCATCGTCTGCGCTATGTCATGGCCAAAGTCACCGGCACGCCGCAAGACGATCCCTTGCCCACGATTTGCATCATCGCCAACGCGGTCAACCTGGCAGAACTCCTGGCGCTCACCCACCACCTGCAGCGCCAGCGCTACCCCAACATCATCATGAATGTGGTGGTGAACAGCGAAGCGACCGCCACTGACCCACGGTTGCGGCTGATCAACCGTCGGCAGTTGAACGCCACGACCGTGGCAGAACTGGCCAACGGCGCAGGCTGGGTCGCCGGGATGGTCGCCGAGGACTACTACGGCCCTCACTACCTGTTGGACCTGGCCCTGGCCACGCGCTACAGCCAGGCCAACGTGCTCGGCAAAGTGGCCCATTACGCCGTGGACGAGCACGGCATCCACCTGTTCAATGCCGGGCAGGACTACCGTCGCGCCGACGCCATCGCCGCCCGATGCGCGCTGATCAAAACCACTTTGCTGGCCAGGCAAACTGCCCACGATTGGCTCGACAGCCTGCCGACCCTTGAATACCGAGACCCCAAGGCCCTGGCGACCGACGCCTTCAGCTACTGCAGACAGGCTGCGGGCCTGCCCCCCCAGCAAGTAAGCGCCGCGGTGAACGACCCTGGGATGGACAGCGGCATCGCCCTTGATACGCTGCTACGTCAGGCAGAAACCATCCCTGCGCAGGTAATCAATGCCAGTGCCCCACATATCGGCGCCAGGGCCTTGGCGAAGCTGTTTACCCCGCTAGGCAACCGCCAACTACGCGATCAGCTTGATGCCGATGTCGATGCCTGGCATATCAGTTCCTCCCTGGCCGACGGTAAGCATGAGTACTGCTATGCCCGCCAGGAACTGAGCGTTGCGCAACTGACCGGCAGCACCTGCCTGAAGCTGTGTCTCGATGCCACGCCGGGTATGAACATTCAGTTGGTGATTCTGTTCCTGGATGCCCAAAAACAACGCATCAGCCACGTCATGCAACCGGCCAATCGCAATCTGACCTGTGATGTCCCACCGGAAGCCGCCTGGATCCGCCTCGCTATACGCACTTATGGAGGCGGCAGCACGACGATCAGGGCGCTGGTCCTGGGGCACCGTGATTGCCAACCCTCGACGTTGCTTGCCAAGGCCGGGCATCTGCTGCTGACCAACCACTACCCGGCCTATGACGATCTTTACCGAAACGGTTTTGTGCACACCCGCGTGGCCGCCTACCAGACACATGGGCTGGCGGTGGATGTGTTTCGCCTGCGCCAGAACGAGCCGGTCAGCTATCAGGAGTTTGAAAACGTTGATGTCATGACCGGCTCCCAGTCAGCCCTGACAAACATGCTCGGCGCTGGGATGTACAAATCGATCCTGGTACATGCCCTCAACCCGCAGATGTGGGACGTCCTGCGTTTGTCTACCCTCCCCATTATCGTCTGGGTCCATGGCGCCGAGATCCAGCCATGGTGGCGGCGGGCGCACAACTATGGCAGTGAAGAATGCCGGCAACTGGGCAAGCTTGAAAGCGAGCGGCGCATGGGTTTCTGGCGCACTCTGCTCAACCCCATGCCGGCCAACTTGCAGCTGGTATTCGTATCGCACCACTTCGCCGAAGAGGTCATGGAAGACCTGGGCTTTCGCTTGCCCCCCCGCCAGTACCGGATCATTCACAACCCGATCAATACCCGGTTGTTTTCCTATCAGGAAAAACCCCTGGGGCAGCGCAAGAAAATCCTCTCGATCCGTCCCTACGCATCGCGCACCTATGCCAATGACCTGAGCGTCAAGGCCATCCAGTTGCTGGCGCAAAAGCCCTGGTTCAACGAACTGGAGTTTCGCCTGGTCGGCGACGGGCCGCTGTTTGAGGAGACGTTGGCACCCCTGCGCCAGTATCCGAATGTGCGGATTGAAAAGGGCTACCTCAAGCAATCGGACATTGCCGAACTGCACAAACACTATGGGGTGTTCCTGTGCCCCAGCCGCATGGACACACAAGGTGTGTCGCGCGATGAGGCCATGGCCTCGGGCCTGGTCCCGATCACCAGTCGGGTCGGCGCAATAGCGGAATTTGTCGACGATGACAGTGGATTTCTAGCCGAGCCCGAGAGTTTCACCCAACTGAGCGAAGCCATTGAAAGCCTGTTTCTGAACCCATGCCTGTTCCGGGAAAAATCCCTGAACGCCAGGCAGCGGGTGGTCATGCAAAGCGACACGCTGCAGATTTCCAAGGCTGAACTCAACCTCATACGAGATTGCAATGACGATAGAGAAAGAATCGACACTCCAGTCAACCCTGCTCTCGACACTCATTTGGTGCATGGCATTGGCTCATAAGTCCATACAGGTCGCCCCGGCCACCACATTCATCGCGCATACCGCACACTTTTGTGCCCAGGCCCTACTGATTGTGACTTTCCTGTTACCGATCAAAATCCTTATTCTGCTGGGCTCCGATTCGATACCCGACGATCTGCCCCAAGTGTTCAAGGCGCTCAGCAAAACCTGGCTGATTACTGCTCTGATTGTGCTGACCGTGCTGTCTTACGCCCTGTATTTATCTTCGGAACTGGTTGCCTCGCGCTATTCAAGAACAGGCGCTTACCAGTTGATGAACCACAGCAGCCAGTCGCCCGCCTCAAACAACCAGCGCCCCCTGGCAGTGCTGGCTTTCTGCAGATTCACCCGCGGTTTGTCAGCGGCGAGTTTTGTGACACTCATGGCGCTGGTAATGCTGTCTATCTACCCGGCGTTGTTCACGATTACCCTGCTCTACATCGTCGCTGTCACGGCACTGCTCATCGTTTTATTCAATCGCAAGGACCGTATCCGTTCAATTGTGCGGCGCCATCACACAAAGCTGCTCAATGCCATGTCCGCCCTGGGCTTTCTTGGAACATTTGCGTTTATGGTCGTGGATTTTCTGTACATGACCCCGGTCCCCATCTATATCGCCCTCCTGTCATTGATCCTGGTTCGGCAAAGCCTTACCCGGCTCAAATCGATGATCGAGGACGCTATTTATCTGAAAAACCACCAACAAAAAATCCACGCCTTGTTTTTCACCCACTGACGTTCAACGTCCCCATCAGGAGAGGGTGACCATGCCCAGGATTGCCATGATTGTATGGAATGAATTTCGCCACGACGCCCGCGTCTTGAAACAGGCCCAGACACTTCAGGCGGCGGGCTACCAGGTCAGCGTATTCGCGTTGCATACCCCAGGTGTTACCCACCGTGCCGAAACCCTCGGGGATGGCACCCAGGTAATACGCGTCGCAAGGCGGCCATTTGGGCCATGGCGAACCACCAAGCCAGCGCAGGCGCAAAGCCCGGCTGCTGCCGGTCACTCAAGGCCGATCCTGCGCGTTGTTGCGCGGTTGTGGACACACCTGGGCCTGATCATACGCATCGCCTGGCATCGCGCCGCCGTGGTCCACGCCCATGACGTCAATACCCTGCCCAGCGCCTGGCTCGCCGCGCGGCTCAGTGGCGCAAAACTGGTGTATGACGCCCATGAAATCAGCACCAGCCGCGAAGGCTACGGTAGCTACCGCACATGGGTGGCACGGGTCGAACGCGCACTGATGCCCAGAACGCAAGGCAACCTGACTACCACCGAGGCACGAGCGAAGTTTTTTGCCCGTGCCTATGCCATCGCCCGTCCACTGGTGTTGCAGAATCGACCTCGCTTCAGGCACAGCGCACCGACCCAACGGATTCGCCTTGAACTGGGCCTGGAGCAGCCCTGGCCTATCGTGGTGTATCAAGGCGGGTTGCAGCAGGGGCGCGGCCTGGAGCGGCTGCTGCAAGTCGCCACGACGGTGGCGGATGCCTATTTCGTCTTGATCGGTGGTGGAAAGCTGGCACTGGGGCTCATGGCATTGCGCGATGAACTGGGGCTGGCCGGGCGTGTGCATTTTATCCCCACCGTTCCCCTGGCAGATTTGCCCAGCTATACCGCCTCCGCCGACATTGGTGTGCAGCCTCTGGAAAACACCTGCCTGAACCACTTCACCACCGACTCCAACAAACTCTTTGAATACGTGAATGCGGGGTTGCCGGTGATTGCGAGTGACTTTCCGGAAATCCGCCGGATTGTCAAAAAACATGACCTCGGGTTGCTGGTGCGCGCCGGTGACGATACGCAACTGCGCACCGCCCTGCAGTGCCTGGTGGAGTCCCCCACACTGCGAGGCAAGTACGCCGGCAATGCCAGCGAGGCGGCCAGGCACCTGAACTGGGAGCAACAAGAAACATCGCTGGTGAACCTTTATCAAGGCCTGGCGCAGGTACGTCCATGACCGTGCGTATTCTATTGTTGAGCTTTTATTACCCACCTGACTTGGCGGGGTTTCGTATCGAGGCGATCGTCAATGCCTTGCTCGCACAATCGGCCTGTGACGTGCAGATCGACCTGGTGACCACAAGTGCCAACCGCTACGCCTCACAGTACACACCCAGCCAGTGCGACCCTCCGCGTCCCGGCCTGACCATCACACGCATCGTCCTGCCCCGGCATAACAATGGTCTTATCGACCAGGCCTACGGCTTTTGTGTGTACGCCAATGGCGTGCGCAGAGCCATAAAGCACAAGGAGTACGACCTGATCCTGGGGTCTTCCTCACGGCTGATGACCGCCGCCCTGGCCAGCGCTATCGCGCGCTCGCGCAAAACGCCGCTGTACCTGGATATCCGCGATATTTTTGTCGACGTCTTACCCGAGCTGTTCCCTGGCCTGCCGGGCAAGGTACT from Pseudomonas fluorescens encodes the following:
- the acnA gene encoding aconitate hydratase AcnA — encoded protein: MSSVDSLRTLKTLQVDSKTYHYFSLPEAAKSLGDLDKLPMSLKVLLENLLRWEDEKTVTGADLKALAAWLKERRSDREIQYRPARVLMQDFTGVPAVVDLAAMRAAVAKAGGDPQRINPLSPVDLVIDHSVMVDKFGNADAFEQNVDIEMQRNGERYAFLRWGQSAFDNFSVVPPGTGICHQVNLEYLGRTVWTKDEDGRTYAFPDTLVGTDSHTTMINGLGVLGWGVGGIEAEAAMLGQPVSMLIPEVIGFKLTGKLKEGITATDLVLTVTQMLRKKGVVGKFVEFYGDGLADLPLADRATIANMAPEYGATCGFFPVDEVTLDYLRLSGRPAATVKLVEAYTKAQGLWRKAGEEPVFTDSLALDMGSVEASLAGPKRPQDRVSLPNVSQAFSDFLDLQFKPASKEVGRLESEGGGGVAVGNADLVGEADYDFEGQTHRLKNGAVVIAAITSCTNTSNPSVMMAAGLVAKKAVEKGLARKPWVKSSLAPGSKVVTDYYKAAGLTPYLDQLGFDLVGYGCTTCIGNSGPLPEPIEKAIQKADLTVASVLSGNRNFEGRVHPLVKTNWLASPPLVVAYALAGTVRIDISSEPLGTGKDGAPVYLRDIWPSSQEIADAVAQVSTSMFHKEYAEVFAGDEQWQAIEVPQAATYVWQADSTYIQHPPFFDDIAGPLPVIKDVQGANILALLGDSVTTDHISPAGNIKVDSPAGHYLREQGVEPRDFNSYGSRRGNHEVMMRGTFANIRIRNEMLGGEEGGNTLYIPTGEKMPIYDAAMKYQASGTPLVVVAGQEYGTGSSRDWAAKGTNLLGVKAVIAESFERIHRSNLVGMGVLPLQFKLDQNRKALQLTGKEKIDILGLTGAEIEPRMNLTLVITREDGRSEKVEVLCRIDTLNEVEYFKAGGILHYVLRQLIAS
- a CDS encoding CPBP family intramembrane glutamic endopeptidase; protein product: MPALPWLYLALLSIGYALALAYGQLGLLAAVSIGLLLVAGYAVRQQRNPWARYLGHGLFIVLALGLAMHWLPGFYNGRGIAPQRFTADAVPFSMYLNQDKPLIGFWLLLACPWIVARRSLRLSIYATALATALTAIAALGGAVLLGIISWAPKWPDQAWLWVLNNLLLVTLVEEALFRGYIQGGLSRRFKQLPYGENLALLLASLLFGLVHVGAGWQWVLLASIAGAGYGLAYRFGGLGAAIATHFGLNLLHFGLFTYPMLAG
- the wecB gene encoding non-hydrolyzing UDP-N-acetylglucosamine 2-epimerase, whose product is MPLKTLSIFGTRPEAIKMAPLAIQLATDSHFDSKICVTAQHREMLDQVLELFELVPDYDLNIMKAGQNLTDVTTAIIQGLQAVLDDFRPDVILVHGDTATTFAASLAAYYRQIPIAHIEAGLRTNDLYSPWPEEGNRRLTGSLATLHFAPTLTSRQNLLNEGVSPESIHVTGNTVIDALLNVVEKLMPMRARLDRQFSFLPEGQRMVLVTGHRRENFGEGLERICRALADSARDFPEVAFVYPVHLNPNVQKPVKRLLAGIDNVHLIAPQEYLPFVYLMTRAYLILTDSGGIQEEAPALGKPVLVMRNTTERPEAVAAGTVRLVGTNASCITHHLNQLLENEAAYRQMSIAHNPYGDGNACLRICAALLDLPQKNEAAA
- the wecC gene encoding UDP-N-acetyl-D-mannosamine dehydrogenase, which produces MSVAKICVMGLGYIGLPTAAIFASRKKQVVGVDINQHTVDTINRGAVHIVEPELELLVHAVITQGYLRATTTVEPAQAFLIAVPTPFKNNHEPDLGYIRAAVEALAPVLKKRDLVILESTSPVGTTERMAQWLARARPDLTFPATHGEASDIRIAHCPERVLPGHVLRELVSNDRIIGGLTPACSAAAAQLYQTFVKGQCIVTDARTAEMCKLTENSFRDVNIAFANELSMICAQLKINAWELIRLANRHPRVNILQPGPGVGGHCIAVDPWFIVSKTPELARLIRTAREVNEHKPQWVIQQVKLALASLLLKRQDLQAGSVRIACYGLAFKADIDDLRESPALSIARQLGQELGVRLLLVEPNIEALPADLSMHALTDTADALERAQIHVLLVRHREFMSMPALRDGLLVIDAAGVLTA